A part of Palaemon carinicauda isolate YSFRI2023 chromosome 8, ASM3689809v2, whole genome shotgun sequence genomic DNA contains:
- the LOC137645436 gene encoding uncharacterized protein, whose protein sequence is MGSSSSSSTRQVAFVLQETRHTQSSSSKSLDKPNIPLISKSPDTPGLPPISKSPDTPGLPPISKYSSYLQEPLHTESSSYLQEPRHTESSSYLQEPRHSLPPISKNLDTPSLPPISKNLDTPGLPPISKSPDTPGLPPISKSPDTPGLPPISKSPDTPGLPLISKSPDTPGLPPISKSPDTPGLPPISKSPDTPGLPPISKSPDTPGLPPISKSPDTPGLPPNSKSPDTPGLPPNSKIFDTPYLPLISKNFDTGSSSYLQEPRHTESSSFFQEPRHTESFSKNLDTPSLPPISKNLYTLSLPPFSKNLNTPSLPPSSKNLDTPSLSPRTSTHRVFLLSPRT, encoded by the coding sequence CTCCTCAACACGCCAAGTAGCTTTTGTTCTCCAAGAAACTCGACACACCCAGTCTTCCTCCTCCAAGAGCCTCGACAAACCGAATATTCCTCTTATCTCCAAGAGCCCCGACACACCAGGTCTTCCTCCTATCTCCAAGAGCCCCGACACACCAGGTCTTCCTCCTATCTCCAAATACTCCTCTTATCTCCAAGAACCTCtacacaccgagtcttcctcctatCTCCAAGAACCTCGACACACTGAGTCTTCCTCCTATCTCCAAGAACCTCGACACAGTCTTCCTCCTATCTCCAAGAACCTCGACACGCCGAGTCTTCCTCCTATCTCCAAGAACCTCGACACACCAGGTCTTCCTCCTATCTCCAAGAGCCCCGACACACCAGGTCTTCCTCCTATCTCCAAGAGCCCCGACACACCAGGTCTTCCTCCTATCTCCAAGAGCCCCGACACACCAGGTCTTCCTCTTATCTCCAAGAGCCCCGACACACCAGGTCTTCCTCCTATCTCCAAGAGCCCCGACACACCAGGTCTTCCTCCTATCTCCAAGAGCCCCGACACACCAGGTCTTCCTCCTATCTCCAAGAGCCCCGACACACCAGGTCTTCCTCCCATCTCCAAGAGCCCCGACACACCAGGTCTTCCTCCTAACTCCAAGAGCCCCGACACACCAGGTCTTCCTCCTAACTCCAAGATCTTTGACACACCGTATCTTCCTCTTATCTCCAAGAACTTCGACACCGGATCTTCCTCCTATCTCCAAGAACctcgacacaccgagtcttcctccttCTTCCAAGAACCTCGACACACAGAGTCTTTCTCCAAGAACctcgacacaccgagtcttcctcctatCTCCAAGAACCTCTACACACTGAGTCTTCCTCCTTTCTCCAAGAACCTCaacacaccgagtcttcctccttCTTCCAAGAACCTCGACACACCGAGTCTTTCTCCAAGAACctcgacacaccgagtcttcctcctatCTCCAAGAACGTGA